A genomic window from Nocardioides sp. BP30 includes:
- a CDS encoding crotonase/enoyl-CoA hydratase family protein, which yields MTTVSTDTAPPALTEVRGSVMIITLNRPEARNAVNEEMCLVVGDALTQAEQDPAVRVVVLTGAGDKAFCAGADLKALSRGERIIPEGREKWGLAGYVGHAISKPTIAAVNGPALGGGTELMLASDLVVAADTATFGLPEVKRGLVAGAGGAFRLMAKLPPTVAMEMLLTGEAIDADTALALHLVNRVVPAGQVLEAALQLATSIAANAPLAVQAHKQIALGQLPDGERPDEQAGWDLTAELLPMIARSADAKEGPRAFAEKRLPVWQGR from the coding sequence ATGACCACTGTCTCCACCGACACCGCCCCGCCCGCGTTGACCGAGGTCCGCGGCAGCGTCATGATCATCACCCTCAACCGACCCGAGGCCCGCAACGCCGTCAACGAGGAGATGTGCCTCGTCGTCGGCGACGCGCTGACGCAAGCCGAGCAGGACCCGGCCGTGCGCGTCGTCGTCCTCACCGGCGCCGGCGACAAGGCCTTCTGCGCCGGCGCAGACCTCAAGGCGCTCAGCCGGGGTGAGCGCATCATCCCCGAGGGACGTGAGAAGTGGGGTCTGGCCGGCTACGTCGGCCATGCGATCAGCAAGCCCACCATCGCTGCCGTGAACGGCCCGGCTCTGGGCGGCGGCACCGAGCTCATGCTCGCGAGCGACCTGGTCGTGGCCGCAGACACGGCGACGTTCGGGCTACCCGAGGTCAAGCGTGGCCTCGTCGCCGGTGCGGGCGGTGCCTTCCGGCTGATGGCCAAGCTGCCCCCGACGGTCGCCATGGAGATGCTGCTGACCGGCGAGGCGATCGACGCCGACACGGCCCTCGCCCTGCACCTGGTCAACCGCGTGGTACCGGCCGGCCAGGTCCTCGAGGCCGCCCTCCAGCTCGCGACGTCGATCGCCGCCAACGCGCCTCTCGCCGTCCAGGCCCACAAGCAGATCGCACTCGGGCAGCTTCCCGACGGTGAGCGCCCCGACGAGCAGGCCGGCTGGGACCTGACCGCGGAGCTCCTGCCGATGATCGCCCGGTCCGCGGACGCCAAGGAGGGGCCCCGCGCCTTCGCCGAGAAGCGCCTTCCGGTGTGGCAGGGCCGCTGA
- a CDS encoding FAD-dependent oxidoreductase, which yields MTHVITGSCCNDAACVVVCPVNCIHPAPGEPGFGTAEMLYIDDASCIDCGACVDACPVDAIAPDYDMDPIDEPFLALNNAWYALPERSSYAAPPREAVLAATRPGPLKVAVVGTGPTGGYVVDALLAVRGVKVEVTVLDKMLTPGGLVRYGVAPDHLDTKNAATVIEKTLKRQEVTVRLGVDVGTDISLEELTASHHAVIFATGSSEGRRLGIPGEDLPGSASAVDFVGWYNGHPDQADLDFDLTADRAVVIGNGNVALDVARILLATPEVLAKSDIATHALDALADSKIREVVLVGRRGPEHAAFTAGELIGLMQVPGLGLSARDEEIDATSDDPIIAHKIQLLKSLPGGDDERRLEFRFGLRPSELLGDTMVRGVRFDDGEEMDAGLVLSAIGYRGRPVPGLPFDELTGIVPHEGGRVAPGLYVAGWIKRGPSGGIGANKWDARETVAALVADFDAGVLGEPTDKLRDVGFGMDAWSRIDAEEKALGRAAGRPRIKLVDLVAQHSAIGG from the coding sequence ATGACCCACGTCATCACCGGAAGTTGCTGCAACGACGCCGCCTGCGTGGTCGTCTGCCCGGTCAACTGCATCCACCCAGCCCCGGGCGAGCCCGGCTTCGGGACCGCCGAGATGCTCTACATCGACGACGCGAGCTGCATCGACTGCGGCGCGTGCGTCGACGCGTGTCCGGTGGACGCGATCGCACCCGACTACGACATGGATCCGATCGACGAGCCGTTCCTCGCCCTCAACAACGCCTGGTACGCGCTGCCCGAGCGGTCCTCGTACGCCGCGCCGCCGCGTGAAGCGGTCTTGGCAGCGACCCGTCCGGGCCCGCTCAAGGTGGCAGTGGTCGGCACCGGGCCGACCGGCGGCTACGTCGTGGATGCGCTGCTAGCGGTTCGTGGCGTCAAGGTCGAGGTCACGGTCCTCGACAAGATGCTCACGCCCGGAGGCCTCGTCCGCTACGGCGTGGCCCCCGACCATCTCGACACCAAGAACGCCGCCACGGTCATCGAGAAGACACTGAAGCGGCAGGAGGTGACGGTGCGCCTCGGCGTCGACGTCGGCACCGACATCTCGCTCGAGGAGCTCACCGCGAGCCACCATGCAGTGATCTTCGCGACCGGCTCCTCGGAGGGACGACGGCTCGGCATCCCCGGCGAGGACCTGCCCGGCTCTGCCTCCGCCGTCGACTTCGTGGGCTGGTACAACGGCCATCCCGACCAGGCCGATCTCGACTTCGACCTCACCGCTGACCGCGCCGTCGTCATCGGCAACGGCAACGTCGCCCTCGACGTGGCGCGCATCCTGCTCGCGACGCCCGAGGTGTTGGCGAAGAGCGATATCGCGACCCATGCTCTCGACGCGCTCGCCGACAGCAAGATCCGTGAGGTGGTGCTCGTCGGGCGCCGTGGCCCGGAGCACGCGGCTTTCACGGCCGGCGAGCTCATCGGGCTCATGCAGGTGCCCGGCCTCGGGCTCTCCGCCCGGGACGAGGAGATCGACGCCACCAGCGACGATCCGATCATCGCCCACAAGATCCAGCTGCTGAAGAGCCTCCCCGGCGGCGACGACGAGCGCCGGCTGGAGTTCCGCTTCGGCCTGCGCCCGAGCGAGTTGCTCGGCGACACGATGGTGCGCGGGGTCCGCTTCGACGACGGCGAGGAGATGGATGCCGGCCTCGTGCTCAGCGCGATCGGCTACCGCGGGCGCCCGGTTCCCGGTCTCCCGTTCGACGAGCTCACCGGGATCGTCCCCCACGAGGGCGGCCGGGTCGCCCCCGGGCTGTACGTCGCCGGGTGGATCAAGCGCGGCCCGTCAGGCGGCATCGGGGCCAACAAGTGGGATGCCCGCGAGACGGTCGCGGCGCTCGTCGCCGACTTCGATGCCGGTGTGCTCGGCGAGCCGACGGACAAGCTGCGTGACGTCGGATTCGGCATGGACGCCTGGTCACGCATCGACGCCGAGGAGAAGGCGCTGGGTCGCGCCGCGGGCCGGCCGCGCATCAAGCTCGTCGACCTCGTCGCTCAGCACTCGGCGATCGGCGGCTGA
- a CDS encoding ABC transporter substrate-binding protein — MHVSGSGRRALGIALPAALALTLAACGSGSNDSSNSNTDSTAPASASPAADSAAFGTPKKATGTPITIGVISDGQGAAIDESDEYKGAQAAAAYANDYLGGIAGHPITVKVCQARQDPAAATDCANQMVTAHASAVIEGTLAEIDQTVSVLSSAKIPLVAGAASTQAALSSPYVYSLFNGLSYFGVPAAEGKTLGATTADMVVIAVPGAEGPAKQVGTTLYKNAGIKLTVTAVPPGTADMTPQITTASANKPGLYHVFGNDSFCTSAIQAIKTVDPNTPIIALSQCLSHAGAQAIPGGYAGVKVVTTSDLDPTNPETKLFDAVIAKYGHGGGATIVGAQGYSPMLGMIEALNAASISDVSATGVAAGLKSAPATTYPLAAGAKFQCNGKQMPISPNVCSSNGILAEAKADGTLTNYRLIPSDPTLYSLPAAG, encoded by the coding sequence ATGCACGTTTCCGGATCCGGCCGTCGGGCGCTGGGCATCGCGCTTCCGGCAGCCCTGGCTCTGACGCTGGCCGCATGCGGCTCGGGCAGCAACGACAGCAGCAACAGCAACACCGACAGCACGGCGCCCGCGAGCGCATCGCCGGCAGCGGACAGCGCCGCCTTCGGCACCCCGAAGAAGGCCACCGGCACGCCGATCACCATCGGGGTGATCAGCGACGGCCAGGGCGCAGCGATCGACGAGTCCGACGAGTACAAGGGCGCTCAAGCGGCAGCGGCGTACGCCAACGACTACCTGGGCGGCATTGCCGGCCACCCGATCACCGTCAAGGTCTGCCAGGCTCGGCAGGACCCGGCCGCTGCCACCGACTGCGCCAACCAGATGGTCACCGCTCACGCATCGGCCGTCATCGAGGGGACCCTGGCCGAGATCGACCAGACCGTCTCGGTGCTCTCCTCCGCGAAGATCCCCCTGGTCGCAGGCGCCGCCAGCACCCAGGCCGCGCTCAGCTCCCCCTACGTCTACTCGCTGTTCAACGGGCTGTCGTACTTCGGCGTGCCTGCCGCCGAAGGCAAGACGCTGGGCGCCACGACCGCCGACATGGTCGTCATCGCGGTCCCAGGTGCCGAGGGCCCCGCCAAGCAGGTCGGGACCACCCTCTACAAGAACGCCGGCATCAAGCTGACGGTGACGGCCGTCCCGCCGGGCACCGCCGACATGACGCCCCAGATCACCACGGCATCGGCCAACAAGCCGGGCCTCTACCACGTCTTCGGCAACGACAGCTTCTGCACCTCGGCCATTCAGGCGATCAAGACCGTCGACCCGAACACGCCGATCATCGCCCTGTCCCAGTGCCTGTCCCACGCGGGCGCACAGGCGATCCCGGGCGGCTACGCGGGCGTCAAGGTCGTCACCACCTCGGACCTGGATCCCACCAACCCCGAGACCAAGCTCTTCGACGCCGTGATCGCCAAGTACGGCCACGGCGGCGGTGCGACGATCGTCGGCGCCCAGGGCTACTCGCCCATGCTGGGCATGATCGAGGCGCTCAACGCGGCGAGCATCTCCGATGTCTCGGCAACCGGCGTCGCTGCCGGGCTCAAGTCCGCTCCCGCCACGACGTATCCGCTCGCGGCGGGCGCGAAGTTCCAGTGCAACGGCAAGCAGATGCCGATCTCCCCCAACGTCTGCAGCTCCAACGGCATCCTCGCCGAGGCCAAGGCCGACGGCACCCTGACGAACTACCGACTGATCCCCTCGGACCCGACGCTCTACTCACTGCCCGCCGCTGGCTGA
- a CDS encoding 3-carboxyethylcatechol 2,3-dioxygenase: MSENLDGATMVVCASHSPGMLRDTEAAYGATFRAGIDEARRRVTAFEPDLVVFFGSDHRRAFTDTVPAIAVMLAADGLGDLGSPTGSFDVPAEIAEPLAAALLRRDFDVTVVRKVALDHGFGQTYSHLIGDLPTVPVIPIYLNCATPPLAGPARAHALGRLVGEELASLGKRILYVGSGGLSHSPPSLEAAAAGLSDAERLAVNEAGRAAARDKIDPAWDQQFLQRVTDDPASFAAFTDDDIIPAGVGAHEVRTWIAAVAAGDTPMEIVAYEPVPEWITGMGVVTTPPGVSPTLP; encoded by the coding sequence ATGTCTGAGAACCTCGATGGCGCGACGATGGTCGTCTGCGCCTCGCACAGTCCCGGGATGCTCCGCGACACCGAAGCCGCCTACGGCGCTACCTTCCGTGCCGGGATCGACGAGGCCCGGCGGCGGGTGACCGCCTTCGAGCCCGATCTTGTCGTCTTCTTCGGCAGCGACCATCGCCGCGCCTTCACCGACACCGTCCCTGCCATCGCCGTGATGCTCGCCGCCGACGGGCTCGGCGACCTCGGCTCGCCCACCGGCAGCTTCGACGTCCCCGCAGAGATCGCCGAGCCTCTCGCAGCCGCGCTGCTGCGGCGCGACTTCGACGTCACGGTGGTCCGCAAGGTGGCCCTCGACCATGGCTTCGGACAGACGTACTCGCACCTCATCGGCGACCTTCCGACGGTTCCCGTGATCCCCATCTATCTCAACTGCGCGACTCCGCCCCTCGCCGGACCGGCGCGCGCCCACGCCTTGGGCCGCCTCGTCGGCGAGGAGTTGGCAAGCCTGGGCAAGCGCATCCTGTACGTCGGCTCCGGCGGCCTCTCGCACTCGCCGCCAAGCCTCGAGGCCGCGGCCGCGGGCCTCTCCGACGCCGAGCGGCTGGCCGTCAACGAGGCCGGTCGTGCGGCAGCCCGGGACAAGATCGATCCGGCTTGGGACCAGCAGTTCCTCCAACGGGTCACCGACGATCCGGCGAGCTTCGCGGCGTTCACCGACGACGACATCATCCCTGCCGGGGTCGGCGCTCACGAGGTCCGCACCTGGATCGCAGCAGTAGCGGCCGGAGACACCCCGATGGAGATCGTGGCCTACGAGCCGGTCCCCGAGTGGATCACCGGCATGGGCGTGGTCACGACCCCACCCGGCGTCTCGCCGACACTCCCCTGA
- a CDS encoding PaaI family thioesterase, with translation MTGQLDDRALDTAEITRQEALYAPLARSVRQLIDAAIRTQVDEATIAEATVALEQIAGRLSARQIEASYGVQTAITGVQRGWASPVTGVRNPIAPPIDLRHLADCEVAADFEVGAAYEGPPGLVHGGVSALILDHVLGEAVHAAGHWGMTGTLTLRYRRPTPLGRLHTAARIDRAEGRKVFAQGHIADDGGVTVEASGIFILPASSVEGL, from the coding sequence ATGACGGGACAACTCGACGACAGGGCGCTCGACACGGCCGAGATCACCCGACAGGAGGCCCTCTACGCGCCCCTCGCCAGAAGCGTCCGCCAACTGATCGATGCCGCCATCCGGACCCAGGTCGACGAGGCCACCATCGCCGAGGCGACGGTGGCCCTCGAACAGATCGCCGGTCGCCTGAGCGCCCGTCAGATCGAGGCGTCCTACGGCGTCCAGACCGCGATCACCGGCGTGCAGCGGGGCTGGGCCAGCCCCGTCACCGGCGTACGGAATCCGATCGCTCCCCCGATCGACCTACGACACCTGGCCGACTGCGAGGTCGCGGCCGACTTCGAGGTGGGCGCGGCCTACGAGGGGCCGCCGGGGCTGGTCCACGGCGGCGTCTCAGCGCTGATCCTCGACCACGTGCTGGGCGAGGCGGTCCACGCGGCCGGACACTGGGGCATGACCGGCACGCTGACTCTCCGCTATCGGCGCCCCACCCCCCTCGGTCGTCTGCACACCGCGGCCCGGATCGACCGGGCCGAGGGCCGCAAGGTCTTCGCTCAGGGCCACATCGCCGACGATGGCGGCGTCACCGTGGAGGCATCCGGCATCTTCATCCTGCCGGCATCGTCCGTCGAGGGCCTGTGA
- a CDS encoding nitroreductase family protein, with translation MPADYDHLLRLAARRHSCRAFTGRVVPRVEIERMLTLAQHAASWCNTQPWQVAVTSGPTTTALADRLTAAALAGERRSDLPRPAAYTGIYRDRRREAGHGLYAGLGIDRADGEARTRQALENFRFFGAPHTAIVTTDRDLGTYGAVDCGAYVAALLLAAESLGLGAIAQAAIATVSDAVREFLELPESRLVVCAVSFGYADEEHPANRFRVGRAALDQVVTWV, from the coding sequence ATGCCAGCCGACTACGACCACCTGCTCCGCCTCGCCGCGAGGCGGCACAGCTGCCGCGCCTTCACGGGGCGCGTCGTGCCGCGCGTCGAGATCGAGCGGATGCTGACGTTGGCCCAGCACGCCGCGTCCTGGTGCAACACCCAGCCGTGGCAGGTGGCCGTGACCAGTGGACCTACGACGACCGCGCTCGCGGACCGCCTCACCGCGGCGGCGCTCGCGGGCGAGCGTCGTTCCGACCTGCCAAGGCCTGCGGCGTACACGGGCATCTATCGGGACCGGCGGCGCGAGGCGGGCCACGGGCTCTATGCCGGACTCGGCATCGACCGCGCGGACGGTGAGGCGCGCACCCGCCAGGCGCTGGAGAACTTCCGCTTCTTCGGAGCTCCGCACACCGCGATCGTCACCACCGATCGCGATCTTGGCACCTATGGTGCGGTCGACTGCGGTGCCTACGTCGCCGCCCTGCTGCTGGCCGCCGAGAGCCTCGGGCTCGGGGCCATCGCGCAAGCGGCGATCGCCACCGTCTCCGACGCCGTACGCGAATTCCTGGAGCTGCCCGAGTCCCGGCTGGTGGTGTGCGCTGTCTCGTTCGGGTACGCCGACGAGGAGCACCCGGCCAACCGCTTCCGCGTGGGGCGGGCGGCCCTGGATCAGGTCGTCACCTGGGTATGA
- a CDS encoding MaoC family dehydratase, with the protein MSTAVGGPYFDELEVGMTFDTAPAVTLTDGLAASHRAILGDRLRLPLDHGLSRLVTGAPTPLASPSLVWDLAIGQSTLATHHVKANLFYRGLRFRRFPHIGDTLTTRTTVEGLRDNAPKPGRAATGLAALHMTTSDQHGRTVLDFHRCAMLPVGPDADPSRGRRDQDLTAIGVPTGERAEWAMPQEWDLAAYRRSTASATRAVDLVGRSFATSGDVVSSAPELARLSLNIAAVHHDERVGGSRLVYGGHTIGLALAQTTRALPDLVTILGWESCDHTGPVRENDTLTSHIEVLGHTPLRQGSALHLRCLVAAHRADTDPAPVLDWRYTALVA; encoded by the coding sequence ATGTCGACAGCCGTAGGAGGACCGTACTTCGACGAGCTCGAGGTCGGCATGACCTTCGACACGGCTCCGGCGGTGACCTTGACCGACGGGCTCGCCGCCAGCCACCGCGCGATCCTCGGGGATCGCCTGCGTCTCCCCCTCGATCACGGGCTGTCGCGGCTGGTGACCGGTGCGCCGACTCCGCTCGCCAGCCCGAGCCTGGTCTGGGACCTCGCCATCGGGCAGTCGACGCTCGCCACGCATCACGTCAAGGCCAACCTGTTCTATCGGGGCCTGCGCTTCCGCAGGTTCCCCCATATCGGCGACACCCTGACGACGCGCACCACCGTCGAGGGCCTGCGAGACAACGCCCCGAAGCCTGGCCGCGCGGCCACCGGCCTCGCCGCCCTGCACATGACCACCTCCGATCAGCATGGCCGCACCGTGCTCGACTTCCATCGCTGCGCGATGTTGCCCGTCGGGCCCGACGCCGACCCGAGCCGCGGGCGGCGCGATCAGGATCTCACCGCGATCGGCGTCCCCACCGGGGAGCGAGCCGAGTGGGCCATGCCGCAGGAGTGGGACCTGGCGGCCTACCGCCGCAGCACCGCGAGTGCGACCCGAGCGGTCGATCTCGTCGGGCGTTCCTTCGCGACCTCGGGCGACGTCGTCTCCTCGGCCCCCGAGCTCGCGCGTCTGTCGCTGAACATCGCTGCCGTACATCACGACGAGCGGGTCGGCGGGTCGCGTCTCGTCTACGGCGGCCACACCATCGGCCTCGCCCTGGCCCAGACCACCCGAGCGCTGCCCGATCTCGTCACCATCCTCGGCTGGGAGTCCTGTGACCACACCGGCCCGGTACGCGAGAACGACACACTCACCAGCCACATCGAGGTGCTGGGTCACACGCCTCTTCGTCAGGGCAGCGCCCTCCACCTGCGTTGCCTCGTCGCGGCGCATCGTGCGGACACCGATCCCGCGCCGGTGCTCGACTGGCGCTACACCGCGCTCGTCGCCTGA
- a CDS encoding class I adenylate-forming enzyme family protein: MTISLILDMTSSAHADRGALTVDGQTYRYDELGALVAAVGSELQATEARHVVFLGHSGLGLPVLLFGAAHAGLPFTPLNYRLGARQLSELINRVDGAIVVVDPDVTAPLTGLTAPVIATDELLAAARARTDVLPPVEVDPDAPAVVLFTSGTTSAPKGVILRHSHLLSYVMGTVDFGSAEESDAALISVPPYHVAGVGTILTNLYAGRRMVYLPHFDAAEWLALARRERVTSAMVVPTMLERIVQLLRGASAELPSLRSLSYGGARMPRPTLEAALVSFDNVGFVNAYGLTETSSTIALLGPEDHREALTSADPEVRARLGSIGRPVPGVEAVIRSADGEPVGVGEHGELWVRGPQVSGEYMGSGSVLDPEGWFPTRDLAYQDRDGFLFVVGRNDDTIIRGGENIAPAEIEDVLVHHPSVRSVAVVGVPDDHWGQAIVATVVPEPGSRPDAEDLREYVRAALRSSRTPDAIVFLDELPSTTTGKILRKEIVANIVASATS; this comes from the coding sequence ATGACCATCTCTTTGATCCTCGACATGACCTCGTCGGCCCACGCCGATCGCGGTGCCCTGACCGTCGACGGACAGACCTACAGGTACGACGAGCTCGGCGCGCTCGTCGCCGCTGTCGGGAGCGAGCTCCAAGCAACGGAGGCCCGTCACGTGGTCTTCCTCGGCCACTCCGGACTGGGGTTGCCGGTGCTGCTCTTCGGCGCCGCGCACGCCGGCCTGCCCTTCACCCCGCTCAACTATCGTCTCGGCGCCCGTCAGCTCAGCGAGCTGATCAACCGGGTCGACGGTGCCATCGTCGTCGTCGACCCCGACGTCACCGCTCCGCTGACGGGCCTCACGGCACCCGTGATCGCGACGGACGAGCTCCTCGCCGCGGCCCGCGCCCGCACCGATGTGCTGCCGCCGGTCGAGGTCGATCCCGACGCACCAGCGGTCGTCCTCTTCACCAGTGGAACCACCTCCGCCCCCAAGGGCGTGATCCTGCGCCACAGCCACCTGCTCAGCTATGTGATGGGCACCGTCGACTTCGGTTCGGCGGAGGAGAGCGATGCCGCGCTGATCAGCGTGCCGCCCTACCACGTGGCCGGCGTGGGCACCATCCTCACCAACCTCTACGCCGGGCGCCGGATGGTCTACCTCCCTCACTTCGACGCCGCCGAGTGGCTCGCCCTGGCCCGCCGCGAGAGGGTCACCTCCGCGATGGTGGTCCCGACGATGCTCGAGCGCATCGTGCAGCTGCTGCGCGGTGCCTCCGCCGAGCTGCCGAGCCTGCGCTCGCTCTCCTACGGCGGCGCACGGATGCCCCGCCCGACACTCGAGGCGGCGTTGGTCTCCTTCGACAACGTCGGGTTCGTCAACGCCTACGGCCTGACCGAGACGAGCTCGACGATCGCCCTGCTGGGGCCCGAGGACCACCGCGAAGCGCTCACGAGCGCCGACCCCGAGGTCCGGGCGCGGCTGGGCTCCATCGGTCGGCCGGTGCCGGGCGTCGAGGCGGTCATCCGCTCTGCCGACGGCGAACCGGTGGGCGTCGGCGAGCACGGCGAGCTCTGGGTACGCGGCCCGCAGGTCTCCGGCGAGTACATGGGCTCCGGATCGGTGCTCGATCCCGAGGGCTGGTTCCCCACCCGCGACCTGGCTTACCAGGATCGCGACGGGTTCCTCTTCGTCGTCGGACGCAACGACGACACCATCATCCGCGGAGGCGAGAACATCGCTCCGGCCGAGATCGAGGACGTCCTCGTCCACCACCCCAGCGTGCGGTCGGTCGCGGTCGTCGGCGTCCCCGACGATCACTGGGGGCAGGCGATCGTCGCCACCGTCGTGCCGGAGCCCGGGAGCCGGCCCGACGCGGAGGATCTGCGCGAGTACGTGCGGGCCGCCCTGCGCAGCTCCCGCACCCCCGACGCGATCGTCTTCCTGGACGAGCTGCCCAGCACCACCACCGGCAAGATCCTGAGGAAGGAGATCGTGGCGAACATCGTCGCGAGCGCAACGTCATGA
- a CDS encoding HpcH/HpaI aldolase/citrate lyase family protein, with translation MSALSYLYVPGDTPARFAKAEASGASAIVFDLEDAVTPAAKEAARAQVAEHLSGRRPAGVEAWVRLNADELMARDVDAVVGPALTGVIPAKTATRHDVSRLDDLLGQAEARCGLARGRIAVAPLVESGLGLANIFDIAQGPRVTTLHLGEIDLAADLGLEPGADETELLFARSQAVVACSAAGIESPVAPVSAQFRDLEAFAASTRALRRLGFFGRACIHPAQVGAVHDVFTPTAEQAAKAADILRRLDGGSGVAVDADGRMIDEAVARQARRILAQAASAR, from the coding sequence GTGAGTGCCCTCAGCTACCTCTACGTGCCGGGCGACACTCCGGCTCGCTTCGCCAAGGCCGAGGCCTCGGGTGCATCGGCGATCGTGTTCGACCTCGAGGACGCCGTGACCCCGGCCGCCAAGGAAGCGGCCCGCGCCCAGGTCGCGGAGCACCTCTCCGGCCGTCGCCCCGCCGGGGTGGAGGCCTGGGTGCGACTCAATGCGGACGAGCTGATGGCCCGCGACGTCGACGCCGTGGTGGGCCCTGCGCTGACGGGCGTCATCCCGGCGAAGACCGCGACCCGGCACGACGTCTCGAGGCTCGACGATCTCCTGGGTCAAGCAGAGGCGCGATGCGGCCTCGCCAGGGGGCGCATCGCCGTCGCGCCGCTGGTCGAGTCCGGTCTGGGACTGGCCAACATCTTCGACATCGCCCAGGGGCCGCGGGTCACGACGCTGCACCTGGGCGAGATCGACCTCGCAGCCGATCTCGGCCTCGAGCCCGGCGCCGACGAGACCGAGCTCCTCTTCGCCCGCAGTCAAGCAGTCGTCGCCTGCAGCGCCGCCGGCATCGAGAGCCCCGTCGCCCCCGTCTCGGCGCAGTTCCGCGACCTCGAGGCCTTCGCCGCCTCGACCCGGGCGCTGCGTCGGCTCGGCTTCTTCGGCCGTGCCTGCATCCATCCGGCGCAGGTAGGGGCCGTCCACGACGTCTTCACCCCGACCGCGGAACAGGCCGCCAAGGCGGCGGACATCCTGCGGCGCCTCGACGGCGGCTCCGGGGTCGCCGTCGACGCCGACGGCCGCATGATCGACGAGGCCGTCGCCCGACAGGCTCGTCGCATCCTCGCTCAGGCCGCTTCGGCCCGCTGA
- a CDS encoding acyl-CoA dehydrogenase family protein, with translation MSTLTAEESYLVRTVRDFVNRDVKPTVREIEHENAYPEKWIDQMKQLGIYGLAISEEYGGSPVSTPCYVQVTEELARGWMSLAGAMGGHTVVAKLIGLFGTEEQKQRYLPRMATGELRATMALTEPGGGSDLQAMTTTARHDGDDLVISGAKTWISNARRSGLIALLCKTDPTAEPKHRGISIVLVTHGPGLTVSRDLPKLGYKGVESCEIAFDNYRILASAVLGGVEGHGFGQMMKGLETGRIQVAARALGVATAALDDALDYAQQRKTFGKPIYQHQSIGNYLADMATKLTAARQLTRYAAERADAGERCDMEAGMAKLFASEVAMEIALNAVRIHGGYGYSTEYDVERYFRDAPLMIVGEGTNEIQRNVIVNQLVARGGL, from the coding sequence ATGAGCACCCTGACCGCCGAAGAGTCGTATCTGGTCCGCACCGTGCGTGACTTCGTCAACCGCGACGTGAAGCCGACCGTCCGTGAGATCGAGCACGAGAACGCATACCCCGAGAAGTGGATCGACCAGATGAAGCAGCTCGGGATCTACGGGCTCGCGATCAGCGAGGAGTACGGCGGCAGCCCCGTGTCGACGCCGTGCTACGTGCAGGTCACCGAGGAGCTTGCCCGTGGCTGGATGAGCCTGGCCGGAGCGATGGGCGGTCACACCGTCGTCGCCAAGCTCATCGGGCTGTTCGGTACCGAGGAGCAGAAGCAGCGCTACCTGCCGCGGATGGCCACCGGTGAGCTGCGCGCCACGATGGCCCTCACCGAGCCCGGGGGTGGCTCCGACCTGCAGGCGATGACCACGACTGCGCGCCACGATGGCGACGACCTGGTCATCTCCGGCGCGAAGACCTGGATCAGCAACGCCCGGCGCTCGGGTCTGATCGCGCTGCTCTGCAAGACCGATCCGACCGCGGAGCCCAAGCACAGGGGCATCTCGATCGTGCTGGTCACGCACGGTCCCGGGCTCACCGTCTCGCGCGACCTGCCGAAGCTCGGCTACAAGGGCGTGGAGTCCTGCGAGATTGCCTTCGACAACTACCGGATCCTGGCCTCGGCTGTGCTCGGAGGTGTCGAGGGCCACGGGTTCGGTCAGATGATGAAGGGTCTGGAGACCGGACGCATTCAGGTGGCAGCGCGCGCACTCGGCGTGGCGACGGCGGCCCTCGACGACGCCCTCGACTACGCCCAGCAGCGGAAGACCTTCGGCAAGCCGATCTACCAGCACCAGTCCATCGGAAACTACCTCGCGGACATGGCCACCAAGCTGACGGCTGCACGGCAGCTCACCCGCTACGCCGCCGAGCGGGCGGACGCCGGCGAGCGGTGCGACATGGAGGCCGGCATGGCGAAGCTCTTCGCCTCGGAGGTGGCGATGGAGATCGCTCTGAACGCGGTGCGCATCCATGGCGGCTACGGCTACTCGACCGAGTACGACGTCGAGCGCTACTTCCGCGACGCGCCCCTGATGATCGTGGGCGAGGGCACCAACGAGATCCAGCGCAACGTGATCGTCAACCAGTTGGTGGCGCGCGGCGGGCTGTGA